In one Gadus morhua chromosome 7, gadMor3.0, whole genome shotgun sequence genomic region, the following are encoded:
- the ubl3a gene encoding ubiquitin-like protein 3a has protein sequence MTTSTPADMINLRLILVSGKTKEFLFLPSDSAADIAKHVYENWPMDWEEEQVSSPTILRLIYQGRFLHGNVTLGALKLPLGKTTVMHLVARETLPEPNSQGQRNREKTGESNCCVIL, from the exons aTCAATCTCCGGCTGATCCTGGTCAGCGGGAAGACGAAAgagttcctcttcctccccagcGACTCGGCCGCCGACATCGCCAAGCACGTCTACGAGAACTGGCCAATGG attgggaggaggagcaggtgagcAGTCCCACCATCTTGCGGCTCATCTACCAGGGTCGTTTTCTCCACGGCAACGTGACACTAGGAG CTCTCAAGCTGCCCCTGGGGAAGACCACGGTGATGCATCTCGTTGCCAGGGAGACGCTGCCTGAGCCAAACTCCCAAG GTCAGCGGAACAGAGAGAAGACAGGCGAGAGCAACTGCTGTGTCATCCTATAa
- the LOC115547136 gene encoding uncharacterized protein LOC115547136 — MSLVNFSGQNVVEFTITGFDHLPYHKLMGTVILLAYCLALLGSTTNICVISTDRRLHRPMYLLICNLALVEIMFTTGASTTMVSVLLAGDKTISYNSCLSRVFIHHLGDVTQCLALSLMALDRTVAISEPLRYATILTNQRVFLLIVVSWLLGIGCIGKLAYIADQLPYCQPVIQYVFCDYAAIIRAACVDPELYWFVSDIISLWLIAGQLPLILLSYGKLVFTVLRLPSTEKGGRTFRTVISHLIPVFSFYAPKLVSVMLTKVGVRLYLTERNAMQIISTLVPPLINPSVYCLQNKEIRGAVFRVLRRNPNVAEFTITGFDHLPYPHKLMGTVILLAYCLALFCSTTNICVISTDRSLHRPMYLLICNLALVDIMFTTGASTTMISVLLAGDKTVSYNSCLSRVFIYHLGDITQCLALSLMALDRAVAISEPLRYATILTNQRVFLLIVALTRQARFPCVRMSLVNFSGQNVVEFTITGFDHLPYHKLMGTVILLAYCLALLGSTTNICVISTDRRLHRPMYLLICNLALVDIMFSTSASTTMISVLLAGDKTVSYNSCLSRVFIYHLGDITQCLALSLMALDRTVAISKPLRYATILTNQRVFLLVVVSWLLGIACIGKLAYIADQLPHCQPVIKYIFCDYAAFIRAACVDPAPYWFVPSIIALWLIAGQLPLILLSYGKLVFTVLRLPSTEKGGRTFRTVISHFIPVVCYYAPKLVSVLLTRVGVRLNLTERNALLIISTLVPSLINPSVYCLQNKEIRGAVLRVLRRNPVLPFKG, encoded by the exons ATGTCGTTAGTGAACTTCTCAGGGCAGAACGTGGTGGAGTTCACCATCACAGGCTTTGACCACCTACCCTACCACAAGCTGATGGGCACTGTGATCCTGCTGGCCTACTGCCTGGCCCTCCTCGGCTCCACCACCAACATCTGCGTCATCTCCACAGACAGGCGTCTGCACCGCCCCATGTACCTGCTGATCTGTAACCTGGCTCTGGTGGAAATCATGTTCACCACCGGCGCCAGTACCACCATGGTCTCTGTTCTGCTGGCCGGGGACAAAACCATCTCCTACAACTCTTGCCTGTCCCGCGTCTTCATCCACCACCTAGGAGACGTCACACAGTGTCTGGCCCTCTCTCTGATGGCACTGGACCGCACTGTGGCCATCAGCGAGCCCTTACGCTATGCCACCATCCTGACCAACCAGCGAGTGTTCCTATTGATTGTGGTGTCCTGGCTTTTGGGGATCGGTTGCATTGGCAAATTGGCGTACATTGCAGATCAGCTGCCGTACTGTCAGCCTGTGATCCAATACGTTTTCTGTGACTATGCAGCGATCATCAGGGCAGCCTGTGTGGATCCAGAACTGTATTGGTTCGTGTCCGATATAATTAGTCTGTGGCTAATCGCTGGGCAGTTGCCATTGATCTTACTTTCCTATGGGAAACTTGTCTTTACTGTGCTGAGGCTCCCAAGCACGGAGAAAGGAGGGCGCACGTTCCGCACTGTCATCAGCCATTTAATCcctgttttttctttctatgcTCCGAAGCTGGTGTCAGTAATGTTAACCAAAGTGGGAGTTAGGCTGTACTTAACAGAGAGAAACGCTATGCAGATCATCTCTACGCTAGTGCCACCTCTCATTAACCCCTCCGTCTACTGTCTGCAGAACAAAGAGATCAGAGGCGCTGTCTTCCGGGTACTTAGGAGAAATCCA AACGTGGCAGAGTTCACCATCACAGGCTTCGACCATCTACCCTACCCCCACAAGCTGATGGGCACTGTGATCCTGCTGGCCTACTGCCTGGCCCTCTTCTGCTCCACAACCAACATCTGCGTCATCTCCACAGACAGGAGTCTGCACCGCCCCATGTACCTGCTGATCTGTAACCTGGCTCTGGTGGACATCATGTTCACCACCGGCGCCAGTACCACCATGATCTCTGTTCTGCTGGCCGGGGACAAAACCGTCTCCTACAACTCCTGCCTGTCCCGCGTCTTCATCTACCACCTAGGAGACATCACACAGTGTCTGGCCCTCTCTCTGATGGCACTGGACCGCGCTGTGGCCATCAGCGAGCCCTTACGCTATGCCACCATCCTGACCAACCAGCGAGTGTTCCTATTGATTGTG GCTTTAACACGTCAAGCGAGGTTCCCTTGCGTGAGGATGTCGTTAGTGAACTTCTCAGGGCAGAACGTGGTGGAGTTCACCATCACAGGCTTCGACCACCTACCCTACCACAAGCTGATGGGCACTGTGATCCTGCTGGCCTACTGCCTGGCCCTCCTCGGCTCCACCACCAACATCTGCGTCATCTCCACAGACAGGCGTCTGCACCGCCCCATGTACCTGCTGATCTGTAACCTGGCTCTGGTGGACATCATGTTCTCCACCAGCGCCAGTACCACCATGATCTCTGTTCTGCTGGCCGGGGACAAAACCGTCTCCTACAACTCTTGCCTGTCCCGCGTCTTCATCTACCACCTAGGAGATATCACACAGTGTCTGGCCCTCTCTCTGATGGCGCTGGACCGCACTGTGGCCATCAGTAAGCCTTTACGCTATGCCACCATCCTGACCAACCAGCGAGTGTTCCTATTGGTTGTGGTGTCCTGGCTTTTGGGTATTGCCTGCATTGGCAAATTGGCTTACATTGCAGATCAGCTGCCTCACTGTCAGCCTGTGAtcaaatacattttctgtgACTATGCAGCGTTCATCAGGGCAGCCTGTGTGGATCCAGCACCGTATTGGTTCGTGCCCAGTATAATTGCTCTGTGGCTAATCGCTGGGCAGTTGCCATTGATCTTACTTTCCTATGGGAAACTTGTCTTTACTGTGCTGAGGCTCCCAAGCACGGAGAAAGGAGGGCGCACGTTCCGCACTGTCATCAGCCATTTCATCCCTGTTGTTTGTTACTATGCTCCGAAGCTGGTATCAGTACTGTTAACCAGAGTGGGAGTTAGGCTGAACTTAACAGAGAGAAACGCTTTGCTGATCATCTCTACGCTAGTGCCATCCCTCATTAACCCCTCCGTCTACTGTCTGCAGAACAAAGAGATCAGGGGCGCTGTCTTACGGGTACTTAGGAGAAATCCAGTCTTACCATTCAAGGGCTAA
- the LOC115547564 gene encoding olfactory receptor 6N1-like — MSLVNFSGQNVAEFTITGFDHLPYPHKLMGTVILLAYCLALFCSTTNICVISTDRSLHRPMYLLICNLALVDIMFTTGASTTMISVLLAGDKTVSYNSCLSRVFIYHLGDITQCLALSLMALDRAVAISEPLRYATILTNQRVFLLIVVSWLLGIGCMGKLVYTADQLPYCQPVIKYVFCDYAAIIRAACVDPEPYWFVPSLIGLWLFAGQFPLILLSYGKLVFTVLRLPSTEKGGRTFRTVISHFIPVLSFYAPKLVSVMLTRVGVTLNLTERNALLIISTLVPSLINPSVYCLQNKEIRGAVLRIFRRNPVLPSKD; from the coding sequence ATGTCTTTAGTGAACTTCTCAGGGCAGAACGTGGCAGAGTTCACCATCACAGGCTTCGACCATCTACCCTACCCCCACAAGCTGATGGGCACTGTGATCCTGCTGGCCTACTGCCTGGCCCTCTTCTGCTCCACAACCAACATCTGCGTCATCTCCACAGACAGGAGTCTGCACCGCCCCATGTACCTGCTGATCTGTAACCTGGCTCTGGTGGACATCATGTTCACCACCGGCGCCAGTACCACCATGATCTCTGTTCTGCTGGCCGGGGACAAAACCGTCTCCTACAACTCCTGCCTGTCCCGCGTCTTCATCTACCACCTAGGAGACATCACACAGTGTCTGGCCCTCTCTCTGATGGCACTGGACCGCGCTGTGGCCATCAGCGAGCCCTTACGCTATGCCACCATCCTGACCAACCAGCGAGTGTTCCTATTGATTGTGGTATCCTGGCTTTTGGGGATCGGTTGCATGGGCAAATTGGTTTACACTGCAGATCAGCTGCCGTACTGTCAGCCTGTGATCAAATACGTTTTCTGTGACTATGCAGCGATCATCAGGGCAGCCTGTGTGGATCCAGAACCGTATTGGTTCGTGCCCAGTTTAATTGGTCTGTGGCTATTCGCTGGGCAATTTCCATTGATCTTACTTTCCTATGGGAAACTTGTCTTTACTGTGCTGAGGCTCCCAAGCACGGAGAAAGGAGGGCGCACGTTCCGCACTGTCATCAGCCATTTCATCCCTGTCCTTTCTTTCTATGCTCCGAAGCTAGTGTCAGTAATGTTAACCAGAGTGGGAGTTACGCTGAATTTAACAGAGAGAAACGCTTTGCTGATCATCTCTACGCTAGTGCCATCCCTCATTAACCCCTCCGTCTACTGTCTGCAGAACAAAGAGATCAGAGGCGCTGTCTTACGCATATTTAGGAGAAATCCGGTCTTACCATCCAAGGACTAA
- the LOC115547137 gene encoding olfactory receptor 10G4-like gives MSLVNFSGQNVVEFTITGFDHLPYHKLMGTVILLAYCLALLGSTTNICIISADRHLHRPMYLLICNLALVDIMFTTGASTTMISVLLAGDKTVSYHSCLSRVFIYHLGDVTQCLALSLMALDRTVAISEPLRYATILTNQRVFLLIVVSWLLGIGCIGKLAYIADQLPYCQPVIKYVFCDYAAIIRAACVDPEPYWFVPSLIGLWLFAGQFPLILLSYGKLVFTVLRLPSTEKGGRTFRTVISHFIPVVSFYAPKLVSILLTRVGVRLNLTERNALLIISTLVPSLINPSVYCLQNKEIRGAVLRIFRRNPDLPSKD, from the coding sequence ATGTCGTTAGTGAACTTCTCAGGGCAGAACGTGGTGGAGTTCACCATCACAGGCTTTGACCACCTACCCTACCACAAGCTGATGGGCACTGTGATCCTGCTGGCCTACTGCCTGGCCCTCCTCGGCTCGACCACCAACATCTGCATCATCTCCGCAGACAGGCATCTGCACCGCCCCATGTACCTGCTGATCTGTAACCTGGCTCTGGTGGACATCATGTTCACCACCGGTGCCAGTACCACCATGATCTCTGTTCTGCTGGCCGGGGACAAAACCGTCTCCTACCACTCCTGCCTGTCCCGCGTCTTTATCTACCACCTAGGAGACGTCACACAGTGTCTGGCCCTCTCTCTGATGGCACTGGACCGCACTGTGGCCATCAGCGAGCCCTTACGCTATGCCACCATCCTGACCAACCAGCGAGTGTTCCTATTGATTGTGGTGTCCTGGCTTTTGGGTATTGGCTGCATTGGCAAGTTGGCTTACATTGCAGATCAGCTGCCGTACTGTCAGCCTGTGATCAAATACGTTTTCTGTGACTATGCAGCGATCATCAGGGCAGCCTGTGTGGATCCAGAACCGTACTGGTTCGTGCCCAGTTTAATTGGTCTGTGGCTATTCGCTGGGCAATTTCCATTGATCTTACTTTCCTATGGGAAACTTGTCTTTACTGTGCTGAGGCTCCCAAGCACGGAGAAAGGAGGGCGCACGTTCCGCACTGTCATCAGCCATTTCATCCCTGTCGTTTCTTTCTATGCTCCGAAGCTGGTGTCAATACTGTTAACCAGAGTGGGAGTTAGGCTGAACTTAACAGAGAGAAACGCTTTGCTGATCATCTCTACGCTAGTGCCATCCCTCATTAACCCCTCCGTCTACTGTCTGCAGAACAAAGAGATCAGAGGCGCTGTCTTACGCATATTTAGGAGAAATCCGGACTTACCTTCCAAGGACTAA